In a single window of the Arthrobacter sp. StoSoilA2 genome:
- a CDS encoding substrate-binding domain-containing protein — translation MNPGLTTVRQPVVQMAETAMRALLRHLEGDEELPQRIELGTELVVRGSTAAPRPGK, via the coding sequence TTGAATCCCGGGCTGACCACGGTTCGTCAGCCCGTGGTGCAGATGGCTGAGACGGCTATGCGGGCGCTGCTTCGGCATCTTGAAGGCGACGAGGAGTTGCCGCAGCGGATCGAGCTCGGAACGGAGCTTGTGGTGCGGGGTTCCACCGCGGCCCCACGTCCGGGCAAGTAG
- a CDS encoding SDR family oxidoreductase gives MTNDHNDVASGTPSTQPLNVVVAGSTSAAGQAVVGSLVAAGARVAAVDLDAARLEALAAFHDGVVPYTCNLSDPESVEALAGSVRTEFGSVDGLIHLVGGWRGGEGIVGQKDEDWDVLHTSIMTTLRNTSRAFYSDLEASPRGRLAIVSAVAAAKPTASGASYAAIKAASEAWVLGVADGFDAAQSGHKTEPREQTSAAVVFVVKALLDDAMKAAAPHRKFPGYTHVNELGDHVSALFAAPASHLNGARQHLS, from the coding sequence ATCACGAATGACCACAACGACGTGGCATCCGGCACCCCATCCACTCAGCCCCTCAACGTCGTCGTTGCGGGATCCACCAGTGCCGCGGGTCAAGCCGTGGTCGGCTCGCTGGTTGCTGCTGGAGCCCGTGTGGCCGCCGTGGATCTCGACGCTGCCCGTCTTGAAGCACTCGCTGCCTTCCACGACGGCGTGGTGCCGTACACCTGCAACCTTTCGGACCCCGAATCGGTAGAGGCCCTGGCAGGTTCCGTCAGGACCGAGTTCGGATCAGTGGATGGCCTTATCCACCTTGTGGGCGGATGGCGTGGCGGCGAAGGAATCGTTGGCCAGAAGGACGAGGACTGGGACGTCCTGCACACCAGCATCATGACGACCCTCCGCAACACCTCGCGCGCGTTCTACTCCGATCTGGAAGCATCGCCGCGTGGACGCCTGGCCATTGTTTCGGCTGTCGCTGCGGCAAAGCCCACAGCGTCTGGCGCCAGCTATGCCGCAATTAAGGCCGCCTCCGAAGCATGGGTTCTCGGTGTCGCAGACGGCTTCGACGCAGCCCAGTCCGGCCACAAGACTGAACCCAGGGAACAGACGTCGGCCGCAGTGGTCTTCGTGGTCAAGGCGCTGCTTGACGATGCCATGAAGGCAGCCGCTCCGCACCGCAAGTTTCCGGGCTACACCCACGTCAACGAGCTTGGCGACCACGTCTCTGCGCTCTTCGCGGCGCCGGCTTCCCACCTCAACGGCGCCCGTCAGCACCTGAGCTAA
- a CDS encoding helix-turn-helix domain-containing protein has protein sequence MQHSEETPFFRAIDAKSFGAAIRGARQERGLTQGELATAIKASRHTIVRLEQGENVSLETAMAAVRTLMRDVALIPRFARLDVKR, from the coding sequence ATGCAACATTCCGAGGAGACACCCTTCTTTCGAGCTATTGATGCCAAGTCCTTTGGAGCGGCTATCCGTGGTGCCCGCCAAGAACGCGGATTGACCCAAGGTGAGCTGGCCACGGCCATCAAGGCCAGTCGGCACACGATTGTGCGACTGGAGCAGGGCGAGAATGTCTCCTTGGAGACGGCCATGGCCGCCGTGCGAACGCTAATGCGGGACGTTGCTTTAATTCCACGCTTCGCCAGACTGGACGTGAAGAGGTGA